The Desulfovibrio sp. Huiquan2017 genome includes a region encoding these proteins:
- a CDS encoding MarR family winged helix-turn-helix transcriptional regulator, with amino-acid sequence MDENAEYRFFPAISRFNRLYAKALSKRLDPHGVRPGYLEVLFRLWEGDGITQKELHACLDVEQATLSNTLKRMERDGFLTRERSRKDRRRSVILLTETGASLRKLVPAAIDDLQAVVNTRLSVTDRRYFRRILMQMNEQLVSDLDDATLVLLDEVEPDGDTLMLVDEIKK; translated from the coding sequence ATGGACGAAAATGCGGAGTATCGGTTCTTCCCGGCCATATCCCGGTTTAACCGGCTGTATGCCAAGGCCTTGTCCAAGCGGCTCGATCCCCATGGGGTGCGGCCCGGCTATCTGGAAGTCTTGTTCCGCCTGTGGGAAGGGGACGGCATCACCCAGAAGGAGCTCCACGCCTGCCTCGACGTGGAACAGGCCACATTGTCCAACACGCTCAAGCGGATGGAGCGGGATGGCTTCCTGACCCGCGAGCGCAGCCGGAAAGACCGCAGGCGGTCCGTCATCCTGCTGACCGAAACCGGAGCGAGCCTGCGCAAGCTGGTCCCGGCGGCCATTGATGACCTGCAAGCCGTGGTCAACACCCGCCTGAGCGTCACCGACCGGCGCTACTTCCGGCGCATCCTCATGCAAATGAACGAACAGCTCGTTTCGGACTTGGACGACGCCACCCTGGTTCTCCTCGACGAGGTGGAGCCGGACGGCGACACCTTGATGCTCGTGGATGAAATCAAAAAATAG
- a CDS encoding helix-turn-helix domain-containing protein, whose product MDNSDAPRPPTLLTVREVADYLRVHQRTAYRLITSGEIKAIKIGSQWRVPEQALMEFLESGMKAAAPSRKRKAGPDQFKLPLD is encoded by the coding sequence ATGGACAACTCAGATGCACCCAGGCCGCCGACTCTGCTTACCGTGCGGGAAGTTGCGGACTATTTACGGGTTCACCAGAGGACGGCCTACAGGCTGATCACCAGCGGCGAAATCAAGGCCATCAAGATCGGAAGCCAATGGCGCGTCCCCGAGCAAGCGTTGATGGAATTTTTAGAGAGTGGAATGAAGGCGGCGGCTCCTTCGCGCAAGCGGAAGGCCGGTCCGGATCAATTCAAACTCCCACTGGACTAA
- a CDS encoding ATP-dependent 6-phosphofructokinase gives MKQFDFITEIPTLGKAKIKSPLRKARFVDGSSPTSLMLTSGELTELDADVLQKDFEKAGPREHIYFDAAKARCAIVTCGGICPGINDVIRAIVHEAHYHYGVRHVLGITNGLRGFIPKYGYDIRELTPDAVSHIHQFGGTILGSSRGLQDPVEIVDSLERLNINVLFVIGGDGAMRAAKSIVNEISLRKRNIAVIGIPKTIDNDINFITRSFGFDTAVEKAAEVIQCAHVEATGMDMGVGLVKLMGREAGFIAAQATLAMQEVNFLLVPEQPFALTGEGGLLQAVETRLKERKHSIIVCAEGAGQDLLGGEPERDPSGNPKLGDICGRIVSELEEYARVKNFEVNIKFIDPSYLIRSVPANASDRVYCGFLGQNAVHAAMAGKTGMVVSRLKSSMVHLPLDLVATKRRHINTSSDWWASVMEATGQRDFLK, from the coding sequence ATGAAACAGTTTGATTTCATTACTGAAATTCCGACTCTTGGCAAGGCCAAAATCAAATCGCCACTCAGAAAGGCGCGGTTCGTGGACGGATCAAGCCCGACGAGCCTGATGCTCACCTCCGGCGAATTGACCGAATTGGACGCCGACGTTCTGCAAAAGGACTTCGAAAAGGCCGGGCCGCGCGAACACATCTACTTCGACGCCGCTAAGGCCCGTTGCGCCATAGTCACCTGCGGCGGCATCTGCCCGGGCATCAACGACGTCATCCGGGCCATCGTGCACGAGGCCCACTATCATTACGGCGTGCGCCACGTGCTCGGCATCACCAACGGCCTGCGCGGCTTCATTCCCAAGTACGGTTACGACATCCGGGAGCTTACCCCGGACGCGGTCTCGCACATACATCAGTTCGGCGGGACCATCCTCGGTTCGTCGCGTGGGCTCCAGGACCCCGTGGAGATCGTCGATTCCCTGGAGCGGCTGAACATCAACGTCCTGTTCGTCATCGGTGGCGATGGAGCCATGCGCGCGGCCAAATCCATCGTCAACGAGATCTCCCTGCGCAAACGGAACATCGCCGTCATCGGCATCCCCAAGACCATCGACAACGACATCAACTTCATCACCCGCTCCTTCGGCTTCGACACCGCCGTGGAAAAGGCCGCCGAGGTCATCCAGTGCGCCCATGTGGAGGCCACCGGCATGGACATGGGCGTGGGGCTGGTCAAGCTCATGGGCCGGGAAGCCGGTTTCATCGCGGCCCAGGCCACCCTGGCCATGCAGGAAGTCAACTTCCTCCTGGTCCCGGAACAGCCATTTGCCCTGACCGGGGAAGGCGGGCTGCTGCAAGCCGTGGAAACGCGCCTCAAGGAGCGCAAACACTCCATCATCGTCTGTGCCGAGGGCGCGGGCCAGGACCTGCTCGGTGGCGAGCCCGAACGGGACCCCTCGGGCAACCCGAAACTCGGTGACATATGCGGCCGTATCGTCTCCGAGCTTGAGGAATATGCCCGGGTCAAAAATTTCGAGGTTAACATCAAATTCATTGATCCCAGCTACTTGATACGATCTGTCCCGGCCAACGCGAGCGATCGGGTCTATTGCGGATTTCTTGGCCAGAATGCCGTGCATGCGGCCATGGCGGGCAAAACCGGCATGGTCGTGTCCCGCCTCAAATCAAGCATGGTTCACTTGCCCCTGGACCTCGTTGCCACCAAACGCCGTCACATCAACACCAGTTCCGATTGGTGGGCCTCCGTCATGGAAGCCACCGGCCAGCGTGATTTTTTGAAGTAG
- the rfaE1 gene encoding D-glycero-beta-D-manno-heptose-7-phosphate kinase: protein MSHEMILEAVSALKGHKVMIIGDLMLDHYLMGGVERISPEAPVPVVQVKDESFFLGGAGNVARNIADLGGKPLLIGAVGTDHNGEILENLCEHAGLSTRLIQGGDRPTTVKTRIIAHNQQVVRVDQERVGSLSPEEMNTLFVILQENLPDFPVIILSDYGKGFISKEFMDRFMPLVQARSTPPLILVDPKTVNYDLYRGVDLLTPNTKEASEGANLPVSDQASIIAAGRALFRRLNCRNLLITLGPDGMALFEGNDAIKHIPTFARKVFDVTGAGDTVIATTGLALAAGMDLLTACTLANYAAGVVVAQVGAATATPGELLETINELPEPQVTFWTE from the coding sequence ATGTCACATGAAATGATTTTGGAAGCCGTCAGCGCTCTCAAGGGCCACAAGGTCATGATCATAGGCGATCTCATGCTGGACCACTACCTCATGGGCGGCGTGGAACGCATATCGCCGGAAGCCCCCGTGCCGGTGGTCCAGGTAAAGGACGAATCCTTTTTCTTGGGCGGAGCGGGCAACGTGGCCCGGAACATCGCCGACCTGGGCGGCAAACCCCTGCTCATCGGGGCCGTAGGCACGGATCACAACGGCGAAATCCTGGAGAATCTGTGCGAGCATGCGGGCCTGAGCACTCGGCTTATCCAGGGCGGCGACCGCCCCACCACGGTCAAGACCCGGATCATCGCGCACAACCAGCAGGTCGTGCGCGTGGACCAGGAACGGGTGGGCTCCCTTTCCCCGGAGGAAATGAACACCCTCTTCGTCATTCTTCAGGAAAATCTGCCCGATTTTCCGGTGATCATTCTTTCCGATTACGGCAAGGGGTTTATTTCCAAGGAATTCATGGATCGCTTCATGCCGCTGGTCCAGGCCCGGTCCACTCCACCGCTGATCCTGGTGGACCCCAAAACCGTGAATTACGACCTCTACCGTGGCGTGGACCTGCTTACGCCCAACACCAAGGAAGCCAGCGAAGGCGCCAACCTGCCGGTTTCCGACCAGGCCTCCATCATCGCGGCGGGCCGTGCCCTCTTCAGGCGGCTCAACTGTCGCAATCTGCTCATTACCCTCGGACCCGACGGCATGGCCTTGTTCGAAGGGAACGACGCCATTAAACATATCCCGACATTCGCGCGCAAGGTCTTCGATGTCACCGGCGCAGGCGACACGGTCATCGCCACCACGGGCCTGGCCCTGGCCGCGGGCATGGACCTGCTCACCGCCTGCACCCTGGCCAACTACGCGGCAGGCGTGGTCGTGGCCCAAGTGGGCGCGGCCACGGCAACTCCCGGCGAGCTCCTGGAAACCATCAACGAGTTGCCGGAACCCCAGGTGACCTTCTGGACGGAATGA
- a CDS encoding ParB/RepB/Spo0J family partition protein produces the protein MTSMNRGLGRGLDALLGGVREDENVTADAAEVRLIPVGAITPNPHQPRREFSEEALNDLAASIETRGVLQPVLVRPLGGGKYELVAGERRLRASKKAGLEEIPSLVRDMTDQESLAIALIENLQREDLNAVEEALGYQRLQQEFGLSQEELARQVGKSRSAVANSLRLLNLPESVRLDIQQSVLSAGHGRAIMAVGDPTPQAELHRRIAENGLTVRQAEAQASFFKQNGRLPGADEIGTAPSSHSAKSEPRQLDPRLETLQGELSNLLGLTVKISGSPEKGKLTVRYVAEDDLRSVVEKLGGEFA, from the coding sequence ATGACATCGATGAACAGGGGCCTGGGACGGGGATTGGACGCGTTGCTGGGCGGCGTGCGCGAGGACGAGAACGTCACGGCCGACGCCGCCGAGGTACGCCTCATCCCGGTTGGAGCCATCACCCCCAACCCGCACCAGCCCCGGCGCGAGTTCTCCGAGGAGGCGCTCAATGATCTGGCCGCCTCCATTGAGACGCGCGGCGTGCTCCAGCCTGTGCTGGTCCGCCCTCTCGGCGGCGGCAAGTATGAACTGGTGGCCGGCGAGCGCCGGCTGCGCGCCTCGAAAAAAGCCGGGCTTGAGGAAATCCCTTCCCTGGTTCGCGATATGACCGACCAGGAAAGCCTGGCCATCGCGCTCATCGAGAACCTGCAACGCGAAGACCTGAACGCCGTGGAAGAGGCGCTCGGCTATCAACGCCTTCAGCAGGAGTTCGGCCTGAGCCAGGAAGAATTGGCCCGTCAGGTGGGCAAGAGCCGTTCGGCCGTGGCCAACTCCCTGCGGTTGCTTAACCTGCCGGAAAGCGTGCGCCTCGATATTCAACAGAGTGTCTTGTCCGCCGGGCACGGTCGGGCGATCATGGCCGTGGGCGACCCCACTCCCCAGGCCGAATTGCACCGGCGCATTGCAGAGAACGGCCTGACCGTGCGTCAGGCGGAGGCCCAAGCCTCCTTTTTCAAGCAGAACGGCCGCCTGCCCGGTGCGGATGAAATCGGGACCGCGCCCTCCTCGCATTCCGCAAAATCCGAGCCCCGGCAACTCGACCCCAGGCTGGAAACCCTCCAGGGTGAGCTTTCCAACTTGTTGGGGCTTACGGTAAAAATCTCCGGTTCTCCGGAAAAAGGTAAGTTGACAGTGCGTTATGTAGCTGAAGACGATTTGCGGTCCGTTGTGGAAAAGCTCGGCGGCGAGTTTGCGTAA
- a CDS encoding AAA family ATPase translates to MARKIVIANQKGGVGKTTTAINLAASLAVMEKRVLLVDCDPQGNASSGLGFYPGDKRENVYSVLFEPKNIGKAICQTGVPFLDILPGTQDLVGAEIELVDKFGREFYLRELIEQVDAEYDFILIDCPPSLGLLTVNALCAASELLVPLQCEYYALEGIAQLLMTYELVRKRLNPGLDILGVVLTMYDSRNRLSWQVKNEVRKAFPQHLFETIIPRNVRLSEAPSFGKPVINYDIKSRGAEAYLALAQEVERSATAGA, encoded by the coding sequence GTGGCGAGAAAAATCGTGATTGCGAATCAAAAAGGCGGTGTGGGCAAGACCACCACCGCCATCAACCTGGCGGCCTCGCTGGCTGTGATGGAAAAACGTGTCCTGCTGGTGGACTGTGACCCTCAGGGAAACGCTTCCAGCGGCCTTGGTTTTTATCCGGGCGACAAACGCGAAAATGTCTACAGCGTACTTTTCGAACCGAAGAACATCGGCAAGGCCATCTGTCAGACGGGTGTGCCCTTCCTCGATATTCTGCCCGGGACACAAGATTTGGTCGGTGCGGAAATTGAATTGGTGGACAAGTTCGGCCGCGAATTCTACCTGCGCGAGCTCATTGAACAAGTGGATGCCGAATACGACTTTATTCTCATAGACTGCCCCCCTTCCCTCGGTCTGCTGACGGTCAACGCCCTGTGCGCGGCAAGTGAGTTGCTTGTGCCGTTGCAGTGCGAGTATTACGCATTGGAGGGTATTGCGCAGTTGCTCATGACCTACGAGTTGGTGCGCAAACGCCTCAACCCGGGGCTCGATATCCTCGGCGTGGTCCTGACCATGTATGATTCGAGAAACAGGTTGTCCTGGCAGGTGAAGAACGAGGTGCGCAAGGCGTTTCCCCAGCACCTGTTCGAGACGATCATTCCGAGGAACGTTCGGTTGTCCGAGGCCCCGAGCTTTGGTAAACCGGTGATCAATTACGATATCAAGTCGCGAGGCGCCGAGGCGTATCTTGCGCTGGCTCAGGAAGTGGAGCGCAGCGCCACGGCCGGGGCGTAG
- a CDS encoding NAD-dependent epimerase: protein MKTLVTGAAGFIGFHLSKRLTEAGHEVVGLDNLNDYYDVNLKKNRLKVLEQSSLFRHVNINLQDDQPMSDLFKAEQFTHVVNLAAQAGVRYSIENPKSYIDSNVVGFLNVLEGCRHNKVEHLVYASSSSVYGMNTKMPLSPHEGVDHPMSLYAATKKSNEMMAHSYSNLYDLPTTGLRFFTVYGPWGRPDMALFLFTKNIIEEKPINVFNYGKMRRDFTYIDDIVEGVFRVMQRTARPNPEWDGDNPDPCTSSVPYQIYNIGNNNVVELSRYIEVIEEVVGKKAIYNYMPMQAGDVPATEADVSDLQADVGFKPDTSIEDGIRNFIEWYHEYYGK from the coding sequence ATGAAAACACTTGTCACCGGAGCCGCCGGCTTTATCGGCTTTCACCTTTCCAAGCGGCTGACCGAAGCGGGCCACGAAGTCGTCGGCCTGGACAACCTGAACGACTATTATGACGTCAATCTGAAGAAGAACCGCCTCAAGGTCTTGGAGCAGTCCTCGCTCTTTAGGCACGTGAACATCAATCTTCAGGATGATCAGCCCATGAGCGATCTGTTCAAGGCGGAACAGTTTACGCATGTGGTCAATCTCGCGGCCCAGGCGGGCGTCCGGTACTCCATCGAAAATCCAAAATCCTACATCGACTCCAATGTGGTTGGTTTTCTCAATGTTCTTGAGGGATGCCGCCATAACAAAGTGGAGCACCTAGTCTACGCCTCCAGCTCTTCGGTATACGGCATGAACACCAAGATGCCGCTCAGCCCGCACGAAGGGGTTGATCATCCCATGAGCTTGTACGCGGCCACCAAGAAGTCCAACGAGATGATGGCCCACTCCTATTCCAACCTCTATGACCTGCCCACCACGGGCCTGCGCTTCTTTACGGTATATGGTCCGTGGGGCCGTCCGGACATGGCGCTTTTCCTGTTCACCAAAAACATCATCGAGGAAAAGCCCATCAACGTCTTCAACTATGGCAAGATGCGTCGCGATTTTACCTATATCGACGACATCGTCGAGGGAGTGTTCCGGGTTATGCAGCGCACCGCCAGGCCCAACCCCGAATGGGACGGCGACAATCCTGATCCCTGCACCAGTTCGGTCCCGTATCAGATCTACAACATCGGCAACAACAATGTTGTTGAGTTGTCGCGCTACATCGAAGTCATCGAAGAGGTTGTCGGCAAGAAAGCCATCTATAACTACATGCCCATGCAGGCGGGCGATGTCCCGGCCACCGAAGCGGATGTTTCCGATCTTCAGGCGGATGTCGGGTTTAAACCGGACACCTCCATCGAGGATGGAATCCGCAATTTCATCGAGTGGTACCACGAGTACTACGGGAAATAG
- the coaBC gene encoding bifunctional phosphopantothenoylcysteine decarboxylase/phosphopantothenate--cysteine ligase CoaBC: MQPHYGFAGFMGKRVHLGVTGSIAAFKVIDLVRALQRADCMVSATLTEAARQFVTPLSFQALGASPVYTDMFAENPDADTAFGHLEPGQAADVMVIAPASANIIAKLAMGLADDMLSCQALAFPGPKIVAPAMNPRMWAAPATRRNWDTLEALGYVRVDPECGSVACGDTGAGRLAPVDDIFLACLKALAPQDLAGKKVLVTLGPTREPWDAVRFWSNPSSGTMGACVAMAAYLRGADVTVVAGSTGLSFPCDMAVVSVTTARQMYAACTDLWPNMDMGCLTAAVADYRPVPFGETKFKKGTSAGAGITVEFETNPDILKTLGETKRDGQKLIGFAAETGNPREEAARKLANKHLDLIAANDIAKTGSGFGVTTNEMFVLDAKGRREQWPQLPKTEVAWRLWDHLLLD; this comes from the coding sequence ATGCAGCCTCACTACGGTTTTGCCGGATTCATGGGCAAACGCGTCCACTTGGGCGTGACCGGCTCCATCGCCGCGTTCAAGGTCATTGATCTGGTCCGCGCCCTGCAACGGGCGGATTGCATGGTTTCGGCCACGCTGACCGAGGCCGCCCGGCAATTCGTGACCCCCCTGTCCTTCCAGGCGCTCGGCGCGTCCCCGGTGTATACGGACATGTTCGCCGAGAACCCGGACGCGGATACGGCCTTTGGTCATCTGGAGCCGGGCCAGGCCGCCGACGTAATGGTCATTGCCCCGGCCTCGGCCAACATCATCGCCAAGCTCGCCATGGGCCTGGCCGACGACATGCTCTCCTGTCAGGCCCTGGCCTTTCCCGGCCCGAAGATCGTGGCTCCGGCCATGAATCCGCGCATGTGGGCCGCACCGGCCACCCGACGCAATTGGGATACCCTCGAAGCGCTGGGGTACGTCCGCGTGGACCCGGAGTGCGGCTCCGTGGCCTGCGGCGATACCGGTGCCGGACGGCTGGCTCCGGTGGACGACATTTTCCTGGCCTGTCTCAAGGCCCTGGCTCCCCAGGACCTGGCGGGCAAAAAGGTCCTGGTCACACTGGGACCCACCCGAGAGCCGTGGGACGCGGTCCGTTTCTGGTCCAACCCTTCCAGCGGGACCATGGGCGCGTGCGTGGCCATGGCCGCCTACCTGCGCGGCGCGGACGTGACCGTGGTGGCCGGGTCTACCGGCCTGAGCTTCCCCTGCGACATGGCCGTGGTCTCGGTGACCACCGCGCGGCAGATGTACGCGGCCTGCACCGACCTTTGGCCGAACATGGACATGGGCTGTCTGACCGCGGCCGTGGCCGACTATCGGCCCGTGCCCTTCGGCGAGACCAAATTCAAGAAGGGAACCTCGGCGGGCGCGGGGATTACCGTGGAATTCGAAACCAATCCGGATATCCTCAAGACCCTCGGCGAGACCAAGCGCGATGGCCAGAAGCTCATCGGCTTCGCGGCCGAGACCGGCAATCCGCGCGAAGAGGCCGCCCGCAAGCTCGCGAACAAACATCTCGACCTTATCGCGGCCAACGACATCGCCAAGACGGGCAGTGGCTTTGGCGTGACCACCAACGAGATGTTCGTGCTGGACGCCAAGGGCCGCCGCGAACAGTGGCCGCAACTACCCAAGACCGAAGTGGCCTGGAGATTATGGGATCACCTTCTGCTCGACTGA
- the queA gene encoding tRNA preQ1(34) S-adenosylmethionine ribosyltransferase-isomerase QueA: MEIPEDYRLSSYDYDLPEDRIAQEPAARRDGSKLLVLDRADHSLTPARFTDLLDYLPDDCLLVANNSRVIPARIFGRKPTGGQVEFLLLTPLPLLEPSEEGGWLTARAEGLLRASKGPKPGTVVTFADDFSLTAMERGEFGRWKVELRWKGDLTGLFNTLGHLPLPPYIKRPDREEDRERYQTTYADRSKTGSVAAPTAGLHFTAELRERIRAKGIQWAEVTLYVGYGTFSPVRCPDIRDHRMHAEYIEVSAETAEAVRRAKEQGRPIIAVGTTSARTLEGMVREAGSIRPFQGETDIFISPGYTFRVIDGILTNFHLPESSLIIMISALAGRKTILDAYAFALENDFRFFSYGDAMLIR; encoded by the coding sequence ATGGAAATACCCGAAGATTACCGCCTGTCGAGCTACGACTACGACCTGCCCGAGGACCGTATCGCACAGGAACCGGCCGCCCGCCGGGATGGCTCCAAACTGCTGGTCCTGGACCGCGCAGACCATTCCCTGACCCCGGCCCGATTCACGGACCTTCTCGATTACCTGCCGGACGACTGTCTGCTGGTGGCCAACAACTCGCGCGTCATCCCGGCGCGCATCTTCGGCCGCAAGCCCACCGGCGGCCAAGTGGAGTTTTTGCTGCTCACGCCCCTGCCGCTTCTTGAGCCAAGCGAGGAGGGCGGGTGGCTGACCGCGCGGGCCGAAGGCCTGCTGCGCGCCTCCAAGGGCCCAAAGCCCGGCACGGTCGTGACCTTTGCCGACGACTTTTCCCTGACCGCCATGGAGAGGGGCGAGTTTGGCCGATGGAAGGTGGAACTGCGCTGGAAGGGCGACCTGACCGGCCTGTTCAACACGTTGGGTCATCTGCCCCTGCCGCCGTACATCAAGCGCCCGGACCGCGAGGAGGATCGCGAGCGCTACCAGACCACCTATGCGGACCGGTCCAAGACCGGCTCCGTGGCCGCGCCCACGGCCGGACTGCACTTCACCGCGGAGCTGCGCGAGCGGATCCGCGCCAAGGGCATCCAGTGGGCCGAGGTGACCCTTTACGTGGGGTACGGGACCTTCAGCCCGGTGCGCTGCCCCGATATCCGCGACCACCGCATGCACGCCGAATACATCGAGGTGAGCGCGGAGACCGCCGAAGCGGTCCGCCGAGCCAAGGAGCAGGGGAGGCCGATCATCGCCGTGGGCACCACCAGCGCCCGAACCCTGGAAGGCATGGTCCGCGAAGCCGGGTCCATACGCCCGTTTCAAGGAGAAACGGATATCTTCATTTCCCCGGGCTATACATTCCGGGTTATCGACGGTATCCTGACCAACTTCCATTTGCCAGAATCGTCGCTCATCATTATGATCTCGGCTCTTGCTGGCAGAAAAACGATTCTGGATGCCTATGCGTTCGCCCTGGAAAACGACTTCCGTTTCTTCTCCTACGGGGATGCGATGCTCATCAGGTAG
- a CDS encoding 4Fe-4S binding protein produces MSRIEVREDRCKGCLLCTTVCPVDIIVQSDRFNVSGYKVAEVPEADKDKCTGCASCAQICPDVAITVYRTPKKKEGK; encoded by the coding sequence ATGTCTCGAATCGAGGTCCGGGAAGATCGGTGCAAGGGGTGCTTGCTCTGTACCACCGTCTGTCCCGTTGACATCATCGTCCAGTCTGACCGGTTCAACGTCAGCGGCTACAAGGTTGCTGAGGTGCCCGAGGCCGACAAGGACAAATGTACCGGCTGCGCATCCTGCGCCCAGATCTGCCCGGACGTGGCGATCACTGTGTACAGGACCCCGAAAAAGAAAGAGGGGAAGTAG
- a CDS encoding 3-methyl-2-oxobutanoate dehydrogenase subunit VorB, with protein MTKTSERIFVKGNEAIARGALAAKCKCFFGYPITPQNDIPEFMSSEIIKAGGDFVQAESEVAAANMLLGAGASGVRAMTSSSSPGIALKQEAISYMAGSEVPAVIVNMTRGGPGLGDIGPAQGDYYQSTRGGGHGDYRHFTLGPGTVQEAYDLTIRAFDIAFKYRTPVLILGDAILGQMKEPIVPWEPTDVDEDAGRDWAITGRTGGREKRLIKSLFLDEGALAEQNKHLQAKYDSWKDLTEAEQFETEDADLIVCAYGSIGRIAKSAVRKFRKDGHKVGLFRPITLYPFPSDELKALAEQGKRFLTIEHNLGQMVDDVRLAIRTVADSDFYPIYPGNLPTPDELEEPILKCLEGK; from the coding sequence ATGACCAAGACCAGCGAACGCATTTTCGTCAAAGGAAACGAAGCCATCGCGCGCGGCGCCCTGGCCGCCAAGTGCAAATGTTTCTTCGGCTATCCGATCACCCCGCAAAACGACATTCCCGAATTCATGTCCTCGGAGATCATCAAGGCGGGCGGCGACTTCGTCCAGGCCGAATCCGAGGTGGCCGCGGCCAACATGCTCCTCGGGGCCGGAGCATCCGGCGTCCGGGCCATGACCTCCTCGTCCTCGCCCGGCATTGCGCTCAAGCAGGAGGCCATCTCCTATATGGCGGGTTCCGAAGTCCCGGCAGTCATCGTCAACATGACCCGGGGCGGGCCAGGTCTGGGCGACATCGGCCCGGCCCAGGGCGACTATTACCAGTCCACCCGGGGCGGCGGGCACGGCGACTACCGGCATTTCACCCTGGGACCCGGCACGGTCCAGGAGGCCTACGACCTGACCATCCGCGCCTTCGACATCGCCTTCAAATACCGCACCCCGGTGCTCATCCTCGGCGACGCCATCCTCGGCCAGATGAAGGAACCCATCGTCCCCTGGGAACCCACGGACGTCGATGAGGACGCAGGGCGCGACTGGGCCATCACCGGACGCACCGGCGGCCGCGAAAAGCGCCTCATCAAGTCCCTGTTCCTCGATGAAGGAGCGCTGGCAGAACAGAACAAACACCTCCAGGCCAAATATGATTCCTGGAAGGATCTGACCGAGGCCGAACAGTTCGAAACCGAGGATGCGGACCTCATCGTCTGCGCCTACGGTTCCATCGGACGCATCGCCAAATCCGCGGTACGCAAATTCCGCAAGGACGGCCACAAAGTCGGCCTGTTCCGGCCCATCACCCTGTACCCGTTCCCGTCCGACGAACTCAAAGCCCTTGCCGAGCAGGGCAAGCGGTTCCTGACCATCGAGCACAACCTGGGCCAGATGGTCGATGATGTGCGTCTGGCCATCCGGACCGTCGCCGACTCCGACTTCTATCCCATCTACCCCGGTAATCTGCCCACTCCGGACGAACTGGAGGAGCCGATCCTCAAATGCCTGGAGGGTAAATAA
- a CDS encoding thiamine pyrophosphate-dependent enzyme, with product MTEMNEKLVFERPRSVIDRPTHYCPGCHHGIAHRLIGELFDEMGLAENTLMVTSIGCSVFLYNYLNADAVEAPHGRAPAVATGVKRARPDKFVFTYQGDGDLASIGMAEIMHAANRGEKMCVVFVNNTVYGMTGGQMAPTTMIGQITTTTPAGRCQTHEGAPIRMTEIIASLGGTAFAARGALNTVANIKKAKKYLKKAFEFQLNNTGFGFVELLSGCPTNWKMTPLAANERIANEMIPYFPLGIYKDVSEEGGVC from the coding sequence ATGACCGAAATGAACGAAAAACTGGTCTTTGAACGGCCCCGGTCCGTCATCGACCGGCCCACCCATTACTGCCCGGGCTGCCATCACGGCATAGCACACCGGCTCATAGGCGAGCTGTTCGACGAAATGGGCTTGGCCGAAAACACCCTCATGGTCACTTCCATCGGCTGTTCGGTCTTCCTGTACAACTACCTCAACGCCGACGCGGTGGAGGCCCCCCATGGCCGCGCCCCGGCGGTGGCCACCGGCGTCAAGCGCGCCCGGCCGGACAAGTTCGTCTTCACCTACCAGGGCGACGGCGACCTGGCTTCCATCGGCATGGCCGAGATCATGCACGCCGCCAACCGGGGCGAAAAGATGTGCGTGGTCTTCGTCAACAACACGGTCTACGGCATGACCGGCGGCCAGATGGCCCCGACCACCATGATCGGCCAGATCACCACGACCACCCCGGCGGGACGCTGCCAGACCCACGAGGGCGCGCCCATCCGCATGACCGAGATCATCGCCTCCCTGGGCGGCACCGCCTTTGCCGCACGCGGCGCGCTCAATACCGTGGCCAACATCAAGAAGGCCAAGAAATACCTGAAAAAGGCCTTCGAGTTTCAGCTCAACAACACCGGCTTCGGGTTCGTGGAACTGCTCTCCGGCTGCCCGACCAACTGGAAGATGACCCCGCTTGCGGCCAACGAACGCATTGCGAACGAAATGATCCCGTACTTCCCGCTCGGCATCTATAAAGACGTGTCCGAGGAAGGAGGCGTCTGCTGA